From Syntrophorhabdaceae bacterium:
CGACTCTTCCACCTGGATGGATGCGGCAAAATGAATAACGGCGTCGGGTTGAAAAACCTCGAGAGCCGTGCGGATTTCGGCCACATTACCGAGGTCGCCCCTCACCAGGTCACCATACAGCACGGCCCACTCATGACCGGTAGATAGATTGTCGAATATCATCAGTTCGTGGCCTTCCTGCCCCAGTCTCTTTACTATATGGCTGCCGATGTATCCGGCGCCTCCTGTCACGAATATCTTCATCCCTGCCTCCTCCTTATTACTATGAAAATTCCCCTCATGTCCGGATATGGCCCGGCTCACCAGCGAGAGGTATACCTTTCTATAACTTGAGCGATTCTTTCGGCACCCACAGCAATGTCATGGTGTTCGGCGACTTTTCTCGCTGCCGCGAGACCACATTCTTTTCTAAGCCGCTCATCTCCGGCGAAAAGAACAATTTTATCGGCCATCGCCTCTATATCGAGATAGGGCACCACGAAGCCCGCGTCTTCCTCGATGAATTCGGGTGTCCCGCCGGCATTATCAAAACATATGATCGGTTTTCCCAGAGCCGCTGCCTCGAGATTAACCAAGGGGAAGGGATCCTCACGGGATGTCATAACGAATACGTCGAATTCGGTATAATAGTCTGCAGGGTTCGACACCTGGTCCACGAGGTGCACCTTTCCGGATAAGCCCCCATGGCGTATGTCATGCTCCAGCTCATATAGCTCTGTTCCCTGTCCACTGCCGCCAACCCACAAGAAATGGATCTCTCTTTCGGTGGGCCGTTTGCGCACTGAAAATGCGGTCTGAATAAACAGGTCCTTCCCCTTTCGCCATGTTTCAGCGCCGGAGCCGCCTACAACGAATGCGTCTTTGGG
This genomic window contains:
- a CDS encoding glycosyltransferase family 4 protein; protein product: HRLGRKNLEQVKNCTDHYIVVSEAVKQNLVLNHDIPAEKIDIVKGFIPSSARGPEPGVRGNIRESLNIPKDAFVVGGSGAETWRKGKDLFIQTAFSVRKRPTEREIHFLWVGGSGQGTELYELEHDIRHGGLSGKVHLVDQVSNPADYYTEFDVFVMTSREDPFPLVNLEAAALGKPIICFDNAGGTPEFIEEDAGFVVPYLDIEAMADKIVLFAGDERLRKECGLAAARKVAEHHDIAVGAERIAQVIERYTSRW